One stretch of Scatophagus argus isolate fScaArg1 chromosome 18, fScaArg1.pri, whole genome shotgun sequence DNA includes these proteins:
- the LOC124049689 gene encoding tripartite motif-containing protein 16-like — MKLKSLKSSLVCLVSYCDKHLQPHYDVAQLTKHKLMEPTEKLQENIYSRQDEVMKFCHIDQQCICYLCSVDEHKGHDTVSAAAERTERQRELEMSLQNIPQRIQDRQKDLKVLQQEVEAISHSADKAVEDSEKIFTQLIRLMEKRSSDVKQQLRSQQQAEVSRVLELQEKLEQEITELKRKDAELKKLSHTEDHTQFLHNYPSLSGLQDIISVDWTETSLTDTGGLVALAELLNYSAIH; from the exons ATGAAGCTGAAATCCCTCAAGTCCTCTCTGGTCTGTCTGGTCTCTTACTGTGACAAACACCTCCAGCCTCACTATGATGTGGCTCAgttaacaaaacacaagctgatgGAGCCCACTGAGAAGCTCCAGGAGAACATCTACTCTCGTCAAGATGAGGTGATGAAGTTCTGCCATATTGATCAGCAGTGTATCTGTTATCTCTGCTCTGTGGATGAACATAAAGGCCACGacacagtgtcagctgcagcagaaaggactgagaggcagagagaactCGAGATGAGTCTACAAAACATCCCGCAGAGAatccaggacagacagaaagacctgAAGGTGCTTcaacaggaggtggaggccatCAGTCACTCTGCTGATaaagcagtggaggacagtgagaagatcttcactcagctgatccgtctcatggagaaaagaagctctgatgtgaagcagcagctcagatccCAGCAGCAAGCTGAAGTGAGTCGAGTCTTGGAGcttcaggagaagctggagcaggagatcactgagctgaagaggaaagacgctgagctgaagaagctctcacacacagaggatcacacCCAGTTTCTACACAACTACCCCTCACTGTCAGGACTACAGGACATCATCAGTGTGGACTGGACCGAGACCTCGCTGACAGACACTGGAGGTCTGGTGGCACTAGCAGAGCTGCTAAATTATTCAG CAATACATTAG